A part of Synechococcus sp. KORDI-49 genomic DNA contains:
- the trpS gene encoding tryptophan--tRNA ligase, which yields MPRPRVLSGVQPTGALHLGNWLGAIRNWVDLQNTHDTYVCVVDLHAITVPHDPAKLAEHSLGTAALYLACGMDPERCAIFIQSQVAAHSELCWLLNCVTPLNWLERMIQFKEKAVKQGDNVSVGLLDYPVLMAADILLYDADLVPVGEDQKQHLELARDIAQQRINARFGSEDHPVLKVPQPMILKEGARVMSLTDGRSKMSKSDPNEGSRITLLDPPELITKKIKRAKTDPERGLEFGNPERPETDNLLSLYAILSGKGREQAAAECADMGWGQFKPLLAEATVAALEPIQARYHLLMEDRKELEQVLKNGRHKAESVANATLSRVRDALGFATPG from the coding sequence ATGCCACGCCCCCGGGTTCTCTCCGGTGTCCAGCCAACCGGTGCCCTGCATCTGGGCAACTGGCTGGGGGCGATCCGTAACTGGGTCGATCTGCAGAACACCCACGACACCTATGTGTGTGTGGTTGATCTGCACGCGATCACCGTCCCCCATGACCCGGCGAAGCTCGCGGAGCACTCCCTCGGCACCGCCGCCCTCTATCTCGCCTGCGGGATGGATCCGGAGCGCTGCGCCATCTTCATCCAGAGCCAGGTGGCGGCCCACAGCGAGCTCTGCTGGCTGCTCAACTGCGTCACCCCTCTGAACTGGCTGGAACGGATGATCCAGTTCAAGGAGAAGGCGGTGAAACAGGGCGACAACGTCTCCGTCGGCCTGCTCGACTATCCGGTGCTGATGGCAGCGGACATCCTTCTCTACGACGCCGATCTGGTGCCAGTTGGTGAAGACCAGAAGCAGCATCTGGAACTGGCCCGTGACATCGCCCAGCAACGCATCAATGCCCGCTTCGGCAGTGAGGACCATCCGGTCCTCAAGGTTCCCCAGCCGATGATCCTCAAGGAAGGGGCCCGGGTGATGAGCCTCACCGACGGGCGCAGCAAGATGAGCAAGAGCGACCCCAACGAGGGCAGCCGCATCACCCTGCTGGATCCACCGGAGCTGATCACCAAGAAGATCAAGCGGGCGAAGACCGACCCGGAGAGAGGCCTGGAATTCGGCAACCCGGAGAGACCGGAAACAGACAATCTCCTCAGCCTCTACGCCATCCTCAGCGGCAAGGGTCGGGAGCAGGCCGCGGCGGAATGCGCCGACATGGGATGGGGTCAGTTCAAACCACTCCTGGCGGAGGCCACCGTGGCTGCGCTGGAGCCGATCCAGGCGCGTTACCACCTGCTGATGGAGGACCGCAAGGAGCTTGAGCAGGTGCTCAAGAACGGTCGGCACAAGGCTGAAAGCGTGGCCAATGCAACCCTCTCCAGAGTGCGCGATGCCCTCGGCTTCGCGACTCCGGGCTGA
- the thrB gene encoding homoserine kinase → MAQPRIGQKVVVDVPATTANLGPGFDCLGAALDLNNRFAMRRIEGNGERFELIIEGTEGSHLRGGPDNLVYRAAQRVWKAADMEPVALEARVRLAVPPARGLGSSATAIVAGLMGANALVGEPLSKEKLLELAIDIEGHPDNVVPSLLGGLCMTAKAASQRWRVVRCEWISTVKAVVAIPSIRLSTSEARRAMPKAIPVSDAVVNLGALTLLLQGLRTGNGDLIADGMHDRLHEPYRWRLIKGGDQVKAAALEAGAWGCAISGAGPSVLALCSEDCGNAVSRAMVKAWEAAGVASRAPVLNLQTAGSHWQPAEDG, encoded by the coding sequence ATGGCGCAGCCGCGCATCGGTCAGAAAGTGGTGGTGGACGTCCCGGCGACCACCGCCAACCTCGGTCCGGGCTTCGACTGCCTCGGCGCGGCCCTTGATCTGAACAACCGCTTCGCGATGCGACGCATCGAGGGCAATGGGGAACGCTTCGAGCTGATCATCGAGGGCACGGAGGGCAGCCATCTGCGCGGTGGGCCCGACAACCTCGTGTACCGAGCCGCCCAGCGCGTCTGGAAAGCCGCTGACATGGAACCGGTCGCCCTGGAAGCCCGGGTGCGTCTCGCGGTGCCGCCGGCGCGGGGGCTGGGAAGCAGTGCCACGGCGATCGTGGCCGGGCTGATGGGTGCAAATGCCCTGGTGGGTGAACCGCTCAGCAAGGAGAAACTGCTGGAGCTGGCCATCGACATCGAGGGACATCCGGACAATGTGGTTCCTTCCCTGCTAGGGGGGCTCTGCATGACCGCGAAGGCGGCCTCTCAGCGTTGGCGGGTGGTGCGCTGCGAATGGATCAGCACGGTGAAAGCGGTGGTCGCGATCCCCTCGATCCGTCTGAGCACCAGCGAGGCGCGTCGCGCCATGCCGAAAGCGATCCCCGTCAGCGATGCCGTCGTGAACCTGGGGGCACTCACCCTGTTGCTGCAGGGACTGCGCACCGGCAACGGCGATCTGATCGCCGATGGCATGCACGACCGGCTGCACGAGCCCTACCGCTGGCGGCTGATCAAGGGTGGCGACCAGGTAAAGGCGGCGGCGCTCGAGGCGGGCGCCTGGGGGTGCGCCATCAGCGGCGCCGGCCCCAGCGTTCTGGCGCTCTGCTCCGAGGACTGCGGCAACGCCGTCAGCCGGGCCATGGTGAAAGCCTGGGAGGCGGCAGGCGTGGCCAGCCGCGCTCCGGTGCTGAACCTCCAGACCGCCGGCAGCCACTGGCAGCCGGCAGAAGATGGGTAG
- a CDS encoding YcjF family protein, whose product MNPPVPLAKLLPVPKDLTGRLALAGGGLFLGQWFLGDLLHVPGGGLGVLLTGAGVWWLSRGSTPPRFQEPASLQGWIARCREVLDQFETLEPDGGVRRQQLDAVVQRSGPQRLALVCVDPATCPQQGELEQALAGAAPLTLSVARPLASAEGARTWPTVLQEQELILFSLAAPLLAEDLLWIQQLPEDQPTWLLVRSTAGESDRHCSESLLAQLPARWVDRVLVQRPDGLLRDVLQPLRRQLGAPIRNLQDTRQRLLRGLHQQWQADLEQVRRRRFQALQQRTQWIVAASVLASPLPSLDLLAVAVANGLMLREMGTLWGTDLQPDVLREAAGQLARAALAQGVVEWSSQMLLGLAKLDGGSWLVAGTMQAISAAYLTRVVGRSMADWLALNAGVDALDLERLKREAPVLVAKAAEQERLDWGGFMKQSQQWLLHATS is encoded by the coding sequence GTGAATCCCCCGGTCCCGCTGGCGAAGCTTCTCCCGGTGCCCAAGGACCTCACCGGCAGGCTCGCTCTGGCTGGCGGTGGACTGTTTCTGGGGCAGTGGTTTCTCGGTGATCTGCTGCACGTCCCCGGTGGTGGCCTCGGCGTGCTGCTCACCGGCGCCGGGGTCTGGTGGCTCAGCCGCGGGTCGACGCCTCCCCGCTTTCAGGAACCCGCCTCCCTTCAGGGCTGGATCGCCCGCTGCAGGGAGGTTCTGGATCAGTTCGAAACGCTGGAGCCCGACGGTGGTGTCCGACGTCAGCAGCTCGATGCGGTGGTCCAGCGTTCGGGTCCGCAACGGCTGGCGCTGGTGTGCGTCGATCCGGCGACCTGCCCGCAGCAGGGGGAGCTCGAACAGGCCCTGGCCGGTGCGGCCCCGCTGACGTTGTCCGTGGCGCGTCCCCTGGCCAGTGCGGAGGGGGCCAGAACCTGGCCGACGGTGCTTCAAGAGCAGGAGCTGATCCTGTTCAGCCTTGCGGCACCGCTGCTGGCGGAGGACCTTCTCTGGATCCAGCAGTTGCCGGAGGATCAGCCGACGTGGCTGCTGGTGCGGAGCACGGCCGGGGAGAGTGATCGGCACTGCAGCGAGTCCCTGTTGGCTCAGCTCCCCGCCCGCTGGGTGGATCGCGTGCTGGTCCAGCGGCCGGATGGCCTGTTGCGGGATGTCCTTCAGCCCCTGCGCCGTCAGCTGGGAGCACCGATCCGCAACCTTCAGGACACCCGTCAGCGCCTGCTGAGGGGCCTGCATCAGCAGTGGCAGGCTGACCTTGAGCAGGTGCGTCGCCGTCGCTTCCAGGCGCTGCAGCAGCGGACCCAGTGGATCGTGGCGGCTTCCGTGCTGGCATCCCCCCTGCCCAGCCTTGATCTGCTGGCGGTGGCGGTGGCCAACGGTCTGATGCTGCGTGAGATGGGCACGTTGTGGGGCACGGATCTGCAGCCGGATGTGTTGCGGGAGGCTGCCGGTCAGCTCGCCCGAGCCGCCCTCGCTCAGGGGGTGGTGGAGTGGAGCAGCCAGATGCTGCTGGGGCTGGCGAAGCTGGATGGCGGCAGCTGGCTGGTGGCGGGCACGATGCAGGCGATCAGCGCTGCCTACCTCACCCGCGTCGTGGGGCGTTCCATGGCGGACTGGCTGGCGTTGAATGCAGGGGTGGATGCACTGGATCTGGAGCGGCTCAAGCGGGAGGCGCCGGTTCTGGTGGCGAAGGCTGCCGAACAGGAACGATTGGACTGGGGAGGATTCATGAAGCAATCCCAGCAGTGGCTACTTCACGCAACTTCATGA
- a CDS encoding DUF924 family protein encodes MQTQALSLFERWTDPRTHAVALRHREIIRRFGRFPHRNSALKRSSTPAELQHLQQKRSAQSAR; translated from the coding sequence GTGCAGACCCAGGCGCTGAGCCTGTTCGAACGATGGACCGATCCACGCACCCACGCCGTAGCCTTGCGGCACAGGGAGATCATCCGACGCTTCGGGCGCTTCCCGCACCGAAACAGCGCCCTGAAGCGCAGCTCAACGCCCGCTGAGCTGCAGCATCTTCAACAGAAGAGATCAGCTCAGAGCGCCCGCTGA
- a CDS encoding DUF2605 domain-containing protein, whose protein sequence is MIDSDGSGPPSEAGTLMTSLLESLLADFDHWFSRGDELLSRCPDSVMSAAERQQLAERLEDGRRRLVATRALMTATDQPVAVSLDAMTSWHGLVTEVWSLSARIRRRGDVSGP, encoded by the coding sequence GTGATCGACAGCGATGGTTCCGGTCCGCCATCGGAGGCCGGAACCCTGATGACATCGCTGCTGGAGTCCTTGCTGGCGGACTTCGATCACTGGTTCAGCCGCGGGGATGAGCTGCTCAGCCGATGTCCGGATTCGGTGATGTCGGCCGCTGAACGGCAGCAGCTGGCGGAGCGACTGGAGGACGGCAGACGCCGTCTTGTCGCCACCCGGGCTCTGATGACCGCCACCGATCAACCGGTGGCGGTTTCTCTGGATGCCATGACCTCCTGGCACGGACTCGTCACCGAGGTCTGGAGTCTGTCGGCCCGGATCAGGCGCCGAGGTGACGTTTCAGGTCCCTGA
- a CDS encoding thermonuclease family protein, translating to MQIAGITSAISANGNCDERFRDILTGLLPKGSDVELNLKDLDDQGNATSDVIFQGDIAKKLIKRGYAQVNLARLEDISPSRLKKLERLQQRAIDKKKGFWSDAFADCRPEDFPDDVISSEAEITSTSQLPEFTTKPDSGIPGYNGASDIQCSTCSWTDIGFVPGQSTQLFGDQDITVATLFDPELVGPDMAEPITG from the coding sequence GTGCAGATCGCCGGCATCACGTCGGCCATCAGTGCCAACGGGAACTGCGATGAGCGCTTTCGCGACATCCTCACCGGCCTGCTGCCGAAGGGCTCAGACGTTGAACTCAACCTCAAGGATCTGGATGATCAGGGCAATGCGACATCGGACGTCATCTTCCAGGGAGATATCGCCAAGAAATTGATCAAGCGAGGCTATGCACAGGTGAACCTGGCTCGCCTTGAAGACATCAGCCCATCCAGACTCAAGAAGCTGGAAAGGCTCCAGCAACGCGCCATCGACAAGAAGAAAGGTTTCTGGAGTGATGCATTCGCCGACTGCAGGCCGGAAGACTTCCCCGACGACGTGATCTCCAGCGAAGCGGAGATCACGTCGACCAGCCAGCTGCCGGAGTTCACCACAAAACCCGACAGCGGCATCCCGGGATACAACGGCGCCAGCGACATCCAGTGCAGCACCTGCTCGTGGACCGACATCGGCTTCGTGCCGGGGCAATCCACCCAGCTCTTCGGAGATCAGGACATCACCGTCGCCACACTGTTCGATCCGGAACTCGTCGGCCCTGATATGGCCGAACCGATCACAGGCTGA
- a CDS encoding DUF1824 family protein encodes MSDPGITQLSDLARLRGAPELSPAAADRLRAELATAMSQASWFTVGVMAPSAEMALKTLRALESSQGWDPLDLVDTTEESGPVFLKANQKGGTIRIRIEHGLGEGILISGHGDDESQPSTTWGPLPLDFF; translated from the coding sequence ATGAGCGATCCCGGCATCACCCAGCTGAGTGACCTGGCCCGGTTGCGGGGGGCACCGGAGCTGAGCCCCGCCGCAGCCGATCGGCTCCGGGCCGAACTCGCCACCGCCATGAGCCAGGCCAGCTGGTTCACCGTTGGCGTGATGGCGCCCTCCGCCGAGATGGCGCTCAAGACGCTGCGCGCTCTGGAGAGCAGCCAGGGCTGGGATCCTCTCGACCTTGTCGACACAACCGAGGAGAGCGGGCCGGTTTTTCTGAAGGCCAACCAGAAAGGGGGCACGATCCGGATCCGCATCGAACACGGCCTCGGGGAAGGGATCCTGATCAGTGGTCACGGCGACGATGAGAGCCAGCCCAGCACCACCTGGGGACCGCTGCCGCTCGACTTTTTCTGA
- a CDS encoding ROK family protein, protein MAATTLLAGDMGGTKTLLALYGLDGSGLQVLRQHRFASSEWPSLEPMLQAFLNNRPEGIAAPTHGCIAVAGPVRNHSARITNLPWQLEERALAEAAAMNQLELVNDFAVLIYGLPHFDAEQQVVLQEGTRDAGPVAILGAGTGLGMARGVHGSHGLMALASEGGHREFAPRTEEEWQLACWLKQDLNLDRLSVERIVSGTGLGHIAHWLLQKPEAANHPLRAIGEAWRRNMASDLPAQASHAAAAGDPLMIHAEQLWLSAYGAAAGDLALQELCTGGLWVGGGTAAKQLAGLRSATFLEAMRDKGRFREFIDGLQVTAVVDPDAGLFSSACRARMLAESSGTLS, encoded by the coding sequence ATGGCCGCCACCACTCTTCTGGCGGGGGACATGGGGGGAACGAAGACCCTCCTTGCCCTGTACGGCCTCGATGGCTCAGGCCTCCAGGTTCTGCGTCAGCACCGTTTCGCATCCAGCGAATGGCCATCGCTGGAACCGATGCTCCAGGCCTTCCTCAACAACCGGCCGGAGGGCATCGCAGCACCCACGCATGGCTGCATCGCCGTGGCAGGGCCTGTGCGCAACCACAGCGCCAGGATCACCAACCTCCCCTGGCAACTGGAGGAGAGGGCCCTGGCCGAGGCCGCGGCCATGAACCAGCTGGAACTGGTGAACGATTTCGCCGTTCTGATCTACGGCCTGCCCCATTTCGATGCCGAGCAGCAGGTGGTGCTGCAGGAGGGCACACGCGACGCCGGACCGGTGGCGATTCTCGGAGCGGGAACAGGCCTCGGCATGGCCAGGGGGGTGCACGGGAGCCATGGGCTGATGGCTCTGGCCAGTGAGGGCGGCCATCGCGAGTTCGCTCCCCGCACGGAGGAGGAATGGCAGCTCGCCTGCTGGCTCAAGCAGGACCTCAACCTGGATCGGCTGTCGGTGGAGCGGATCGTCAGCGGCACCGGCCTTGGACATATCGCCCACTGGTTGCTGCAGAAACCGGAGGCTGCCAACCATCCGCTGCGAGCGATCGGTGAGGCCTGGCGCCGCAACATGGCCAGCGATCTTCCAGCGCAGGCCAGCCATGCGGCAGCCGCCGGGGATCCGCTGATGATCCATGCCGAGCAGCTTTGGCTCTCCGCCTATGGCGCCGCCGCCGGCGACCTGGCTCTGCAGGAGCTCTGCACCGGAGGCCTTTGGGTGGGAGGCGGCACCGCAGCGAAGCAGCTGGCGGGTCTGCGGTCAGCCACCTTCCTCGAGGCGATGCGGGACAAGGGCCGCTTCCGGGAGTTCATCGACGGTCTGCAGGTGACCGCCGTGGTCGATCCGGATGCCGGATTGTTCAGCTCTGCCTGCCGGGCCCGGATGCTCGCTGAGTCGAGTGGGACACTGTCCTGA
- the thrS gene encoding threonine--tRNA ligase has translation MAGPDQEPVSSAAATTPAPSAPVVLPKTSENEQLLKIRHSMSHVMAMAVQQLFPQARVTIGPWTETGFYYDFDNPDPFTEADLKAIKKGMIKIINKKLPLERVEVSRSDAEAKIKTQNEPYKLEILEGLQEPITLYTLGEEWWDLCAGPHVEHTGQLNPKAFELESVAGAYWRGDETRAQLQRIYGTAWETPEQLTEHKRRKEEALRRDHRRIGKDLDLFSIEDEAGAGLVFWHPRGARMRLLIEEFWRQAHFEGGYELLYTPHVADISLWKTSGHLDFYAESMFGPMQVDEREYQLKPMNCPFHVLTYASKLRSYRELPIRWAELGTVYRYERPGVMHGLMRVRGFTQDDAHVFCLPEQISDEILRILDLTERILSTFDFSNYEINLSTRPEKSIGDDAVWDLATNGLIEALERKGWAYKIDEGGGAFYGPKIDLKIEDAIGRMWQCSTIQLDFNLPERFKLDYIAADGSKQRPIMIHRAIFGSLERFFGIMTENYAGDYPFWLAPEQVRLLPVTDEVQPYAEQLLEQLTQAGVRATVDRSGDRLGKLIRSGEQMKIPVLAVIGAKEAERSAVSLRSRRDGDLGEKPVADLLTAAQVANAQRLAGLELKP, from the coding sequence ATGGCGGGCCCTGACCAGGAACCGGTGAGCAGCGCTGCAGCAACCACCCCAGCCCCCTCAGCTCCGGTGGTTCTGCCCAAGACCAGCGAGAACGAGCAGCTGCTGAAGATCCGCCACTCGATGAGCCATGTGATGGCCATGGCGGTGCAGCAGCTCTTTCCCCAGGCCCGCGTGACCATCGGCCCCTGGACCGAAACAGGCTTCTACTACGACTTCGACAACCCGGATCCCTTCACGGAAGCCGATCTGAAGGCGATCAAGAAAGGGATGATCAAGATCATCAACAAGAAGCTCCCCCTTGAGCGCGTCGAGGTGAGCAGGTCAGACGCTGAGGCCAAGATCAAGACTCAGAACGAGCCTTACAAGCTCGAAATCCTCGAAGGACTGCAGGAGCCGATCACCCTCTACACCCTCGGGGAGGAGTGGTGGGATCTCTGCGCAGGGCCCCATGTGGAGCACACAGGACAGCTCAACCCGAAGGCCTTCGAGCTCGAAAGTGTTGCCGGCGCCTACTGGCGCGGCGACGAAACCAGAGCCCAGCTGCAGCGGATCTACGGAACCGCCTGGGAAACACCGGAGCAGCTGACGGAACACAAACGTCGCAAGGAAGAGGCCCTGCGCCGCGACCACCGGCGCATCGGCAAGGATCTCGATCTGTTCTCGATCGAGGATGAAGCCGGAGCCGGTCTGGTGTTCTGGCACCCCCGCGGCGCCCGCATGCGTCTGCTGATCGAGGAGTTCTGGCGCCAGGCGCATTTCGAAGGCGGCTACGAGCTGCTCTACACGCCCCATGTGGCCGACATCAGCCTCTGGAAGACCTCCGGCCACCTCGATTTCTACGCCGAGAGCATGTTCGGCCCGATGCAGGTGGACGAGCGGGAGTACCAGCTCAAGCCGATGAACTGCCCCTTCCACGTGCTCACCTACGCCAGCAAGCTGCGCAGCTACCGGGAACTGCCGATCCGCTGGGCCGAGCTGGGAACCGTGTACCGCTACGAACGGCCTGGGGTGATGCACGGCCTGATGCGTGTGCGGGGGTTCACCCAGGACGACGCCCACGTGTTCTGCCTGCCGGAGCAGATCAGCGATGAAATCCTGCGCATCCTGGACCTCACCGAACGGATCCTCTCCACCTTCGACTTCAGCAATTACGAGATCAACCTCTCCACCCGTCCGGAGAAATCGATCGGCGATGACGCCGTCTGGGATCTGGCCACCAACGGCCTGATCGAAGCCCTCGAACGCAAGGGCTGGGCCTACAAGATCGATGAAGGGGGCGGCGCCTTCTACGGCCCCAAGATCGACCTGAAGATCGAAGACGCCATCGGCCGGATGTGGCAGTGCTCCACCATCCAGCTGGATTTCAACCTGCCGGAGCGGTTCAAGCTCGACTACATCGCCGCGGATGGCAGCAAGCAGAGACCGATCATGATCCACCGCGCCATCTTCGGCTCCCTGGAACGGTTCTTCGGGATCATGACCGAGAACTATGCCGGTGATTACCCCTTCTGGCTGGCTCCCGAGCAGGTGCGGCTGCTGCCGGTCACCGACGAGGTGCAGCCCTATGCCGAACAGCTGCTGGAGCAGCTGACCCAGGCCGGAGTGCGCGCCACCGTCGACCGCAGCGGCGACCGCCTCGGAAAGCTGATCCGCAGCGGCGAACAGATGAAGATCCCTGTTCTGGCCGTGATCGGTGCCAAAGAGGCCGAACGGAGTGCCGTGAGCCTGCGCAGCCGCCGCGACGGGGATCTGGGGGAGAAGCCAGTGGCCGATCTGCTCACCGCTGCACAGGTGGCGAATGCCCAGCGGCTGGCAGGCCTGGAACTGAAGCCATGA
- a CDS encoding glycoside hydrolase family 104 protein, with translation MQRPFRFEDLQQNSRPLLASVACLSLLFCSGAPLSKVSFSPASLQPSSASAASNRSLLANVRENGPYELTPQRRALLNTIRYAEGTWKDGEDQGYQIMYGGGKFKDLSRHPETVVKKRYSSAAAGAYQFLPTTWKGVAKELKLNSFEPKHQDQAALHLVKRRGALQEIDRSGLTPKAMAQLAPEWASFPTRAGRSAYGQPVKSHQELARFYSSNLRDLKRHLGA, from the coding sequence GTGCAGCGGCCTTTTCGCTTCGAAGATCTGCAACAGAACAGCCGTCCGTTGCTGGCGAGTGTCGCCTGCCTGTCTCTTCTGTTCTGCTCCGGAGCACCCCTCTCCAAGGTCTCGTTCTCGCCTGCTTCCCTGCAGCCGTCATCCGCCTCTGCCGCATCCAACCGATCGCTCCTGGCCAACGTGAGGGAGAACGGTCCCTACGAACTCACCCCGCAGCGCCGGGCCCTGCTGAACACGATCCGCTACGCCGAGGGCACCTGGAAGGACGGTGAAGACCAGGGCTACCAGATCATGTACGGCGGTGGGAAGTTCAAGGATCTCTCCCGTCATCCCGAGACGGTGGTGAAGAAGCGCTACTCCAGCGCAGCCGCCGGTGCCTACCAGTTCCTGCCGACCACCTGGAAAGGGGTGGCCAAGGAGCTGAAGCTGAACAGCTTTGAACCGAAGCATCAGGACCAGGCAGCACTTCACCTGGTCAAACGCCGCGGCGCTCTCCAGGAGATCGATCGAAGCGGTCTGACCCCCAAGGCCATGGCGCAGCTCGCACCGGAGTGGGCCTCGTTCCCCACCAGGGCCGGTCGCAGCGCCTACGGACAACCGGTGAAGAGCCATCAGGAACTGGCCCGCTTCTACAGCAGCAACCTCAGGGACCTGAAACGTCACCTCGGCGCCTGA
- a CDS encoding cation diffusion facilitator family transporter, whose translation MATSNGRIVTGRGGDRRNNVRRVLTVALALNISMSLLKLTVGLVSGSLAVIADAMHSATDALSSLTGLITNNLSDPRPDRDHPYGHHKYEAIGALGIAGFILFTALEILLRSGERVLEGLPAIRVTGQELLLLLLVLGLNLLLAGYEHNEGRRLDSALLKADAQHAASDVWTTVVVLVGMAGALWLKVSWLDVALAIPMALLLIRVCWQVLRRTLPWLVDHIAIAPEAIHAEAMGVPGVINCHDIASRGVLGQQVFIDMHMVVEADDLATAHSITELVEERLDRSFGPVRCTIHLEPKDYVEEGITYTGTHG comes from the coding sequence ATGGCCACCAGTAACGGACGGATCGTCACGGGACGAGGAGGCGACCGTCGCAACAATGTCCGGCGCGTGCTCACCGTTGCCCTGGCCCTCAACATCTCGATGTCGCTGCTGAAGCTGACCGTCGGCCTGGTCAGCGGCTCCCTCGCCGTGATCGCCGATGCCATGCACAGCGCCACCGACGCTCTCTCGAGCCTGACCGGCCTGATCACGAACAACCTCTCCGACCCCAGACCCGACCGTGATCACCCGTACGGACATCACAAGTACGAAGCGATCGGCGCCCTCGGCATCGCGGGATTCATCCTGTTCACGGCCCTGGAGATCCTGCTGAGGTCTGGCGAACGGGTTCTGGAGGGTCTGCCCGCCATCCGCGTGACGGGCCAGGAGCTGCTGCTGCTGCTGCTGGTGCTCGGACTCAATCTGCTTCTGGCCGGTTACGAGCACAACGAAGGGCGGCGGCTCGACAGCGCCCTTCTCAAAGCCGATGCCCAGCACGCCGCCAGTGACGTGTGGACCACCGTGGTCGTGCTGGTGGGCATGGCCGGAGCCCTCTGGCTGAAGGTGAGCTGGCTGGACGTCGCACTGGCGATCCCCATGGCGCTGCTGCTGATCCGGGTCTGCTGGCAGGTCCTGCGCCGCACCCTGCCCTGGCTTGTGGATCACATCGCCATCGCACCGGAGGCGATCCACGCCGAGGCGATGGGGGTGCCCGGTGTGATCAACTGCCACGACATCGCCAGCCGCGGCGTGCTTGGGCAGCAGGTGTTCATCGACATGCACATGGTGGTTGAGGCCGATGACCTGGCCACGGCGCACAGCATCACCGAGCTGGTGGAGGAACGCCTCGATCGGAGCTTCGGCCCTGTGCGATGCACGATTCATCTCGAACCGAAGGACTACGTGGAAGAGGGCATCACCTACACCGGCACCCATGGCTGA
- the psbA gene encoding photosystem II q(b) protein translates to MSTAIRSGRQSNWEAFCQWVTDTNNRVYVGWFGVLMIPCLLAATICFIIAFIAAPPVDIDGIREPVAGSFLYGNNIISGAVVPSSNAIGLHFYPIWEAASLDEWLYNGGPYQLVCFHFLIGISAYMGRQWELSYRLGMRPWICVAYSAPLSAAFAVFLVYPFGQGSFSDGMPLGISGTFNFMLVFQAEHNILMHPFHMLGVAGVFGGSLFSAMHGSLVTSSLVRETTETESQNYGYKFGQEEETYNIVAAHGYFGRLIFQYASFNNSRSLHFFLAAWPVVGIWFTSMGVSTMAFNLNGFNFNQSILDGQGRVVNTWADMINRAGLGMEVMHERNAHNFPLDLATVESTPVALQAPAIG, encoded by the coding sequence ATGTCCACCGCCATCCGCAGCGGACGCCAGAGCAACTGGGAAGCCTTCTGTCAGTGGGTGACCGACACCAACAACCGCGTTTACGTGGGTTGGTTCGGCGTGCTGATGATTCCCTGTCTTCTGGCAGCCACCATCTGCTTCATCATCGCCTTCATCGCCGCTCCCCCGGTTGATATCGACGGCATCCGCGAGCCTGTCGCCGGCTCCTTCCTCTACGGCAACAACATCATCTCCGGTGCTGTTGTTCCCTCCTCCAACGCCATCGGCCTGCACTTCTATCCCATCTGGGAAGCTGCATCCCTCGATGAGTGGCTGTACAACGGCGGCCCTTATCAGCTGGTTTGTTTCCACTTCCTGATCGGCATCTCCGCCTACATGGGTCGCCAGTGGGAACTCTCCTACCGCCTGGGCATGCGCCCCTGGATCTGCGTGGCCTACAGCGCTCCGCTGTCAGCTGCCTTCGCTGTGTTCCTGGTCTACCCCTTCGGTCAGGGCTCCTTCTCCGACGGCATGCCCCTGGGCATCTCCGGCACCTTCAACTTCATGTTGGTGTTCCAGGCCGAGCACAACATCTTGATGCACCCCTTCCACATGCTGGGCGTCGCAGGTGTGTTCGGTGGATCCCTGTTCTCCGCCATGCACGGCTCCCTGGTGACCTCCTCCCTGGTGCGTGAAACCACCGAGACCGAGTCCCAGAACTACGGCTACAAGTTCGGCCAAGAGGAAGAGACCTACAACATCGTGGCTGCCCACGGTTACTTCGGTCGCCTGATCTTCCAATACGCCTCCTTCAACAACAGCCGTAGCCTTCACTTCTTCCTGGCTGCCTGGCCTGTTGTCGGCATCTGGTTCACGTCCATGGGCGTGTCAACCATGGCCTTCAACCTGAACGGCTTCAACTTCAACCAGTCCATCCTTGATGGTCAGGGCCGCGTTGTGAACACCTGGGCCGACATGATCAACCGTGCCGGCCTCGGCATGGAAGTGATGCACGAGCGCAACGCTCACAACTTCCCCCTCGACCTGGCAACTGTTGAGTCCACTCCTGTGGCTCTGCAGGCACCTGCCATCGGTTGA